In Erigeron canadensis isolate Cc75 chromosome 1, C_canadensis_v1, whole genome shotgun sequence, a single window of DNA contains:
- the LOC122585280 gene encoding transmembrane 9 superfamily member 2-like, protein MLGLPKIRFIILLLIVHGNQADSDASNHRYRNGDLVPFYVNKVGPFHNPRETYAYYDLPFCSPDTVFEQKLSLGEMLNGDRLISAPYEVKFLEDKDFDILCNKTLSKADVSQFRNVIEKDYYMQLYYDDLPLWSFIGISRRDYTDERTGNMYFLYKHFDFEVRYNKDRVIEVNLRTSPNLLANVTEDKEVVVDFTYSVKWLVTQQSFEKRMLKYTGFAFLPHHMSIHHATITNSSITLLILIICVLTFYVIVLRKDISKYTSDVEENQVTDNQEETGWKNIHGDVFRFPKHKSLFAAALGSGSQLLVLIVAILALGLQGFFLPYVRGVFWNSLVIVYAVTNVVSGYTSVSFYSQLEGTTWMNNLLVTGGLYLGPLFLMFCFLNSVAVSYGTTVALPLEGIVILSLILVFIASPLLLFGGFVGKHTTSDFQAPCRTNKCPREIPRQRWYRSLVPQMVLAGILPFSVIYVQLYYIFASVWGHRIYTLYGVLLVVFVLLLIITALMSVVLTYFQLAVEDHEWWWRSFFCGGSTGLFMYGYCIYFHFFRSDMNGFMQISFFFGYMACVCYGIFLVLGTVGFRASLLFVRYLYAAIKCD, encoded by the exons ATGTTAGGATTACCAAAAATCCGTTTTATTATTCTTCTACTAATCGTCCATGGAAACCAAGCAGATTCAGATGCCTCGAATCACCGGTACAGAAATGGAGATTTAGTCCCCTTCTATGTAAACAAAGTTGGCCCATTCCATAATCCTCG GGAAACATATGCTTATTATGATCTTCCCTTTTGTTCACCAG ATACCGTATTCGAGCAGAAGCTTAGTCTAGGTGAGATGCTGAATGGTGATCGTCTTATTTCAGCTCCTTATGAAGTCAAATTTCTTGAGGACAAAGATTTTGATATATTATGCAATAAGACATTAAGCAAAGCAGATGTTTCTCAGTTCAGGAATGTGATTGAAAAGGATTACTATATGCAACTGTATTATGACGACTTGCCTCTTTGGAGTTTCATTGGAATTTCGAGAAGGGATTATACCGACGAAAGGACTGGGAACATGTACTTCTTGTACAAGCATTTCGATTTTGAAGTTCGTTACAATAAGGATCGTGTTATAGAGGTCAATTTACGAACCAGTCCTAATTTATTGGCAAACGTTACAGAGGACAAGGAAGTTGTTGTGGACTTTACATACTCTGTTAAGTGGTTGGTAACACAACAATCTTTTGAGAAAAGAATGTTGAAATACACGGGTTTTGCCTTTTTACCACATCACATGTCTATACATCATGCCACGATTACAAACTCATCTATCACACTCCTCATTCTGATCATCTGTGTACTGACATTTTACGTGATAGTCCTTCGCAAAGACATTTCCAA GTACACCAGCGACGTGGAAGAGAATCAAGTGACAGACAATCAAGAAGAAACGGGATGGAAGAACATCCATGGTGATGTGTTTAGATTTCCCAAACACAAGTCCTTATTTGCGGCGGCTCTTGGTTCTGGCAGCCAGTTACTTGTACT TATTGTAGCGATTCTTGCTCTGGGTCTCCAAGGTTTTTTTCTTCCGTATGTTCGAGGAGTATTCTGGAATTCACTTGTCATTGTATATGCAGTTACTAATGTGGTATCAGGATATACATCTGTTTCTTTCTATTCTCAACTCGAAGGAACCACCTGG ATGAATAACCTGTTGGTGACAGGAGGCTTATATTTGGGGCCTCTGTTTCTTATGTTTTGTTTCCTAAATAGTGTTGCCGTTTCTTATGGAACCACTGTGGCACTACCATTGGAAGGGATAGTCATATTATCTCTTATATTGGTGTTTATAGCATCACCGTTGCTTCTCTTTGGAGGGTTTGTTGGGAAACATACGACGTCTGACTTCCAAGCTCCTTGCAGAACAAACAAATGTCCTAGAGAGATTCCTCGGCAGCGTTGGTACAGGAGTCTTGTCCCTCAGATGGTCTTGGCAGGAATTCTGCCATTCAGTGTCATCTATGTGCAGCTTTACTACATATTTGCAAGTGTTTGGGGCCACCGCATCTACACACTTTACGGCGTTCTGTTAGTAGTCTTTGTTCTCCTTTTGATCATAACTGCATTAATGTCAGTAGTGCTGACATACTTTCAGCTTGCTGttgaagatcatgaatggtGGTGGAG GTCCTTCTTTTGTGGTGGATCTACAGGATTGTTTATGTATGGTTATTGCATCTATTTTCATTTCTTCAGATCAGACATGAATGGTTTCATGcaaatatcatttttctttgGCTACATGGCTTGTGTCTGCTATGGAATCTTTCTCGTACTTGGAACTGTGGGTTTTCGTGCATCATTGCTCTTTGTTCGTTACCTGTATGCAGCTATAAAATGCGACTAG
- the LOC122585281 gene encoding transmembrane 9 superfamily member 2-like → MLGSPKSHFIILLLIVHGYQAESDASNHRYSNGDIVPFYVNKVGPFSNPRETYAYYDLPFCSPDTIVEKKLSLGEMLNGDRLISAPFKIKFLEDKDFEVLCNKTLSKTDVSQFRSVIEKDYYIQLHYDDLPIWGFIGTVQRDYTDPKIGIQYFLFKHFDFEVHYNKDRVVEVSLRMNHNFMANVTEDKEVVVDFTYSVKWLVTQQSFEKRMERYTGSAFLPHHISIHHASITKSSLTLLILVICVLSFYVLVLRKDISKYSNDVEENQAADNQEETGWKNIHGDVFRFPKHKSLLAAALGSGSQLLVLIVSILVLGLLGFFPPYVRGVLWNALVIVYAVTNVVSGYTSVSFYSQLEGTTWKINLLVTGGLYLGPLFLTFCFLNSVAASYGTTVALPLGGIVILSLIMVFIASPLLLLGGFVGKHMTPDFQAPCRTTKCPREIPQLRWYRGLVPQMVLAGILPFSVIYVQLYYIFASVWGHRIYTLYGILFVVFVLLLIITALMSVVLTYFQLAVEDHEWWWRSFFCGGSTGLFMYGYCIYYHFFRSDMNGFMQISFFFGYMACVCYGIFLVLGTVGFHASLLFVRYLYAAIKCD, encoded by the exons ATGTTAGGATCACCAAAATCCCATTTTATCATTCTTCTATTAATAGTCCATGGATACCAAGCAGAATCAGATGCCTCTAATCATCGGTACAGTAATGGAGATATAGTCCCCTTTTATGTCAACAAAGTTGGCCCATTCTCTAATCCCCG GGAAACATATGCTTATTATGATCTTCCCTTTTGTTCACCAG ATACCATAGTCGAGAAGAAGCTTAGTCTAGGTGAGATGCTGAATGGTGATCGTCTTATTTCAGctccatttaaaatcaaattccTCGAGGACAAAGATTTTGAAGTATTATGCAATAAGACGTTAAGCAAAACAGATGTGTCTCAATTTAGGAGTGTGATAGAAAAGGATTACTATATACAGCTGCATTATGACGACTTGCCTATTTGGGGTTTCATTGGAACTGTGCAAAGGGATTATACAGATCCAAAAATCGGGATCCAGTACTTCTTGTTCAAGcattttgattttgaagttcATTACAATAAGGATCGTGTTGTAGAGGTCAGTTTACGAATGAATCATAATTTCATGGCAAACGTTACAGAGGACAAGGAAGTTGTTGTGGACTTTACTTACTCTGTTAAGTGGTTGGTAACACAACAATCTTTTGAGAAAAGAATGGAGAGATACACCGGTTCTGCTTTTTTACCACACCACATATCTATACATCATGCCTCAATTACAAAGTCATCTCTCACACTCCTCATTCTGGTCATCTGCGTCCTCTCATTTTACGTGCTAGTCCTCCGCAAGGACATTTCCAA GTACTCTAACGATGTGGAAGAGAATCAAGCCGCAGACAATCAAGAAGAGACGGGATGGAAGAATATCCATGGTGATGTGTTTAGATTCCCAAAACATAAGTCCTTACTTGCTGCGGCTCTTGGTTCTGGCAGCCAGTTACTTGTACT CATTGTATCGATTCTTGTTCTGGGTCTCCTAGGTTTTTTTCCTCCATATGTTCGAGGAGTACTCTGGAATGCGCTCGTCATTGTATATGCAGTTACTAATGTGGTCTCAGGATATACATCTGTTTCTTTCTATTCTCAACTCGAAGGAACCACCTGG AAAATCAACCTATTGGTGACAGGAGGCTTATATTTGGGGCCTCTTTTTCTtacattttgttttctaaatagtGTTGCCGCTTCTTATGGAACAACTGTCGCACTACCATTAGGAGGGATAGTCATATTATCTCTTATAATGGTGTTTATAGCATCACCGTTGCTTCTTTTAGGAGGGTTTGTTGGGAAACATATGACGCCTGACTTCCAAGCTCCCTGCAGAACCACCAAATGTCCTAGAGAGATTCCTCAGCTGCGTTGGTACAGGGGTCTTGTCCCTCAGATGGTCTTGGCAGGAATTCTGCCATTCAGTGTCATCTATGTCCAGCTTTACTACATATTTGCAAGTGTTTGGGGCCACCGCATCTACACACTTTATGGCATTCTGTTTGTAGTCTTCGTTCTCCTCTTGATCATAACTGCGTTAATGTCAGTAGTGCTGACATACTTTCAGCTTGCTGttgaagatcatgaatggtGGTGGAG GTCATTTTTCTGTGGTGGATCTACAGGATTGTTTATGTATGGTTATTGCATCTATTATCATTTCTTCAGATCAGACATGAATGGTTTCATGCAAATCTCATTTTTCTTTGGCTACATGGCTTGTGTCTGCTATGGCATTTTTCTCGTTCTTGGAACTGTGGGTTTTCATGCATCATTGCTCTTTGTTCGATACCTGTATGCAGCTATAAAATGTGACTAG
- the LOC122610221 gene encoding D-galacturonate reductase-like has protein sequence MVIRIPETTISSSDGRRSIPLIGMGSATPTRNSEEVKAALIEAIKIGYRHFDTAAIYKTEKPVGEAVAEALQLGLIKSRDEVFITTKLWCNSTQRHLVLPAMKQSLCNLGLEYVDLYLIHWPLTLKQEEFKIPIPTEGIAPINIKEVWEEMEKCQNLGLTKSIGVSNFSPRRIEEILSFAKIPPAVNQVELNPLWQQKKLIEFCKKNDILVTGYAPLGGPGTRWGHNRVMECDILQDISKSRKKTIAQITLRWIFEQGVSVVVKSYNIERMKQNIDIFDWSLTEDELYKISQIPQQKQIYLIGTMVIEPNDVMAEIDADLSFQ, from the exons ATGGTAATTAGGATTCCGGAGACAACAATAAGTTCTTCTGATGGTCGACGATCCATTCCGTTGATCGGTATGGGCTCCGCAACGCCAACTAGAAACAGTGAAGAGGTGAAGGCCGCGCTTATTGAAGCCATCAAAATTGGTTATCGCCACTTTGACACGGCCGCAATCTACAAAACCGAGAAGCCTGTCGGGGAAGCCGTCGCTGAAGCTTTGCAACTCGGTTTGATCAAGTCACGGGATGAGGTTTTTATTACGACCAAGCTATGGTGTAACTCTACCCAGCGCCATCTTGTATTACCAGCCATGAAGCAGAGTCTTTG TAATTTGGGACTCGAGTATGTAGATCTGTATTTAATACATTGGCCACTAACGCTTAAACAAGAAGAGTTCAAAATCCCGATTCCAACAGAGGGCATAGCTCCCATCAATATCAAAGAGGTGTGGGAAGAAATGGAGAAGTGTCAAAATCTTGGACTCACCAAGTCTATAGGTGTTAGCAATTTTTCTCCTAGAAGAATAGAGGAAATCCTATCCTTCGCTAAAATTCCCCCTGCTGTCAATCAG GTTGAACTGAATCCATTATggcaacaaaaaaaacttatcgAGTTTTGTAAAAAGAATGACATCCTTGTAACCGGATACGCTCCTTTGGGTGGGCCCGGCACTCGATGGGGACACAATCGTGTGATGGAATGTGATATTCTTCAGGATATTTCGAAATCGAGAAAGAAGACAATAGCTCAG ATTACTTTAAGATGGATATTTGAGCAAGGTGTGAGTGTAGTGGTGAAAAGTTATAACATAGAGAGGATGAAGCAGAACATTGATATATTTGACTGGTCATTGACGGAAGATGAGTTGTACAAAATCAGCCAAATCCCTCAACAAAAGCAAATTTATTTAATTGGGACTATGGTGATTGAGCCTAACGATGTAATGGCTGAGATTGATGCTGATCTTTCATTTCAATGA